One part of the Arabidopsis thaliana chromosome 1 sequence genome encodes these proteins:
- a CDS encoding arginine-glutamic acid dipeptide repeat protein, with the protein MVLLMDGENNLMEETTAVIEEDSYDDEFPCGDPQVEPRVGDEFQVDIPLMMSASKRAVFLSNPVALDDSTCSFLVGLPVQVMWIDKVGIGQGNGDGNVDMNQSLKSLRAKKGRCSAKIRGKSDKNSETKKQRLNLEAVPAIPSSSWDDLEVASFVLGLYTFGKNFTQMNNFMENKGIGEIMLFYYGKFYNSAKYHTWSESRKKRNRKCVYGRKLYSGWRQQQLLTRLMPSIPDEPQKQMLVDVSKSFAEGTITLEKYVSAVKNLVGLRLLVDAVAIGKEKEDLTVPTSTPMKTKPWFTVSSKSSLVPGEGDYNSLTSAGIINQLTGCSRLSKARCNDIFWGAVWPRLLARGWRSQQPEDRGYFKSKDYIVFIVPGVKKFSRQELVKGDHYFDSVSDILTKVVSEPELLENETGGVAAENPSDQSDEESSPSDSLRHRYLRSPCSNRGTLGMKFTVVDTSLATGGKLCDLRNLNAECLVVSEPKARLEAKDSSVLKNSLDSQNVEKSQVRPLDAKNHVDDPMRFTIVDTSVDHCEKLSGFRRWRCLPSDDTRRGHVGADSGIKEEKTLEKAKDPSKRVIKPRSTPRAETNYYAVDSAPYLKRRRLSACISRESPVSKHLPGDNDTKMTICLESEQQSICVVQQQTSTCEEMNQDKEIVPLVEHMNLKSDQSKKTGTGLSSSLVEIQETTAIEPSGLNSNTGVDKNCSPEKIRTAHELISAEPKTNGICSVSELDKKRASSDLEQKQVFELPSISGSNNRSPSNDLGTSQEMGSSEQQHNQQIKTDGPRRQSTRKRPLTTRALEALESDFLITKRMKSTTKPEPRKHESSTKKKRSAKACNRNGSADLEHRGEDRSSFTKKSPTSKPLDQIEDSKPSYLLNEARTESKALDQVQESRPVLTEYRKLPPIVLKLPFRRG; encoded by the exons ATGGTTCTTCTGATGGATGGGGAAAATAATCTTATGGAAGAAACAACAGCTGTTATCGAAGAAGACTCCTATGATGACGAGTTTCCCTGCGGAGATCCACAAGTTGAGCCTCGTGTTGGAGATGAATTTCAGGTCGACATTCCTCTTATGATGTCTGCATCCAAGCGCGCTGTGTTTCTTTCCAATCCTGTTGCTTTGGATGATTCTACATGTTCTTTTCTCGTCGGTCTACCTGTCCAAGTAATGTGGATAGACAAAGTTGGAATAGGACAAGGAAATGGAGATGGCAATGTTGACATGAACCAATCTTTGAAATCTTTAAGAGCTAAAAAAGGCCGTTGCTCTGCCAAGATCAGAGGAAAGAGTGACAAGAATTCGGAAACCAAGAAGCAAAGACTGAATCTTGAGGCTGTTCCTGCGATACCTTCCAGTTCTTGGGACGATTTGGAGGTTGCTAGCTTTGTTCTTGGTCTGTACACATTTGGGAAGAACTTTACTCAGATGAATAATTTCATGGAGAACAAAGGAATAGGAGAGATCATGTTGTTTTACTATGGGAAGTTCTACAATTCTGCAAAGTACCACACTTGGTCTGAATCCCGAAAGAAGCGCAACCGCAAATGTGTATATGGAAGAAAGCTCTATTCAGGTTGGAGGCAACAACAGTTGTTAACCCGTTTGATGCCTTCTATTCCTGATGAACCTCAGAAACAGATGCTTGTGGAT GTCTCAAAGTCATTTGCTGAAGGTACTATCACTCTAGAGAAATACGTAAGCGCAGTGAAGAATCTTGTGGGTCTCAGGCTTCTGGTAGACGCTGTGGCGAttggtaaagaaaaagaagatctcACGGTTCCTACATCAACCCCAATGAAGACCAAACCATGGTTCActgtttcttcaaaatcttctttGGTCCCTGGAGAAGGGGATTACAATTCCCTCACATCGGCTGGCATAATAAATCAGTTAACTGGCTGTTCTCGTCTGAGCAAAGCCCGTTGCAATGATATATTCTGGGGCGCTGTATGGCCGCGTTTGCTAGCCAGAGGATGGCGTTCACAGCAGCCCGAGGACCGAGGCTATTTCAAATCTAAGGACTACATTGTTTTCATTGTCCCTGGCGTGAAAAAGTTTTCAAGACAAGAGCTTGTCAAAGGAGATCATTACTTTGATTCCGTCAGTGATATTCTAACAAAGGTTGTGTCAGAGCCTGAACTTCTTGAGAATGAAACAGGAGGAGTGGCTGCAGAGAATCCTTCTGACCAGTCAGATGAAGAGTCTTCCCCGTCTGATAGTCTAAGACACCGTTACCTCAGGTCTCCATGTTCTAACCGTGGAACTCTGGGAATGAAATTCACTGTTGTGGACACTAGTTTGGCTACTGGAGGAAAGTTGTGTGATTTACGGAATCTGAATGCAGAGTGTTTAGTAGTTTCTGAGCCAAAGGCTCGTCTAGAAGCTAAAGATTCTTCTGTGCTTAAAAATTCTCTGGACAGTCAGAATGTGGAAAAGTCTCAAGTGAGGCCTCTGGATGCCAAGAACCATGTGGATGACCCAATGCGGTTCACGATTGTTGATACGAGTGTGGACCACTGCGAAAAATTATCTGGGTTTAGGAGATGGAGATGTTTACCAAGTGATGACACAAGAAGGGGTCATGTAGGGGCTGATTCTGGTataaaggaagagaagacTTTAGAGAAGGCTAAGGATCCATCAAAGAGGGTTATTAAGCCTCGGTCTACCCCTCGAGCAGAAACTAATTATTATGCTGTAGATTCTGCACCATATTTGAAACGCAGACGGCTCAGTGCTTGCATTTCCAGAGAGAGTCCAGTGTCCAAACATTTACCAGGTGATAATGACACAAAAATGACTATTTGTCTTGAATCAGAGCAGCAAAGTATATGTGTGGTCCAACAACAAACTAGCACTTGTGAAGAGATGAATCAGGACAAAGAGATTGTGCCGTTGGTTGAGCATATGAACTTAAAGTCTGATCAATCAAAAAAGACTGGAACTGGGCTATCTTCTTCGCTTGTTGAGATTCAAGAAACGACAGCGATTGAACCAAGCGGATTAAATTCCAACACTGGTGTCGACAAGAACTGTTCACCAGAGAAAATAAGAACTGCCCATGAACTCATTTCGgcagaaccaaaaacaaatgggATCTGTTCAGTGTCAGAGTTGGACAAAAAACGAGCTTCCAGTGATCTGGAACAAAAACAAGTATTTGAGCTTCCTTCCATTTCAGGCTCAAACAATAGATCTCCTTCCAATGATCTGGGAACTTCTCAAGAAATGGGTTCATCTGAACAACAACACAACCAACAAATTAAGACAGATGGTCCTAGAAGACAGAGCACAAGAAAGCGACCATTGACCACTCGGGCTCTGGAAGCTCTGGAATCCGACTTTCTTATAACCAAGAGAATGAAAAGCACAACTAAACCAGAACCGAGAAAACATGAAAGTTCAACGAAGAAAAAGCGCTCAGCTAAAGCATGTAACAGAAATGGGAGTGCAGACTTGGAGCACAGAGGAGAAGATAGAAGCAGTTTTACAAAGAAATCACCAACAAGTAAGCCCTTGGATCAAATAGAGGATTCAAAGCCTAGCTATCTTCTCAATGAAGCAAGAACTGAGAGTAAGGCTCTGGATCAAGTACAGGAGTCAAGGCCGGTTCTAACTGAATACCGTAAACTTCCACCGATTGTATTGAAGCTTCCATTCAGGCGTGGCTAA